AAATAACAAGTTGTGGTGGGAAGTTAGTCAAGATAGAAAAAGGGGAATGCAATCCACGAAAGGAGACCTTTTTAATTATTTGCTGGAGAGACTTTTAAACGAATTAATTCCTATTCATGATGATGAGCGAATTTTACAAATTAATAATAAAAATGATTTAATTTTACCAATTATCGTTTTTTATCACACCGACAGAATATTAATAAAATCTTCAGCCATAAAAGATATGAGTGAAGAGGAAAGAGAAAATACTTATGATAATAATAGACTTATTGGTTATCAAACAGCTTTTTCAGGAAATATAAATGATTTTAGAGATTTCCTATATTGGTTTAAAGAAGAAGAAGAATATGAAAATGAAGTTAGATTAACACAAGATACCAACTTTAGAAATCCACGTCTTCAAATCATAAGGAAAGTATTAGAAACATTTTTAGAAAACTTTCCTAATGCGGAATTTTCCGATTTACACATAGTGCGTGCAAATTCTAAAAGAGAAGGTGGTATTCGTCGTTTAAGTAAACCTTCGTTAGTTATTAAAAAAAATGGTGAAAACTTCAAACTAGATCAACTTTCCGACGGGGAAAAAACCTTACTAATGATAGTGGTTGATATCGCAAGACGGTTAGCAATTTTAAATCCTAGTATTAATAATCCTGCCGAACTGCTAGAAAAAGGAACAGGAATAATATTAATTGATGAAATAGATTTACATTTACATCCTCAATGGCAAAGAATTGTCATTCCGAGTTTTAGAAAAACATTTCCCAACTGTCAATTTATTGTTACTACTCATTCTCCTCAAGTTTTGAGTGAAGTCAACCGAGAAAACGTATTTATTTTAGAAGATTCAGAAATTGTAGAATTAACACCCCATACTTTTGGTAGAGACAGTAACTCAATTCTTTCTGAGGTTATGGGTGTGGAAAAAAGACCTGTGAAAATGCAAGAAAGAATAGATAAATGTTTTGAAATGATAGATAATGATAACTTAGAAGAAGCTAAATTAGAACTGCAAAAATTATCTGAATCCTTGGGAAATAATGATCCAGATATGATTCAAGCTTATACACTTATTGACTTTTTAAACAGGGTAGAATGAAACGCATTATCAAAGGTTATGAACCTCGATGTCTTTTACAATATCGTCAAATAAATGGGGCAAATTATGACGGATATAGTCCAAAAAAGTCTTTAAAAGAGGCATTATTGACTGAACAAGTTTATATCTGTTGCTATTGTGTGCGACGAATATCTGAAGATAATATGGAAATTGAGCATTGCGAACCACAAAGTAAATATCCAGAATTACAAATAAATTATAAAAATCTCCTTGCTTCTTGTTTAGGTAATCGTCGTAGTAAAAAGGATAATCAGCATTGTAATCCAAGAAAAGGCGATGCAGAAATAACTATTAATCCATGCGATTCTACTAAAAATTGTGAAAATTATATCAAATATAGTTCTACTGGAAAAATTTTTTCTGATGATGAAACTATCAATCATGAACTAAATGAAATTTTAAATCTTAACCTTCAAACTCTCAAGGATAATCGTCAAACCAAATTATTTACTCTAATTAATGCGTTAAATAAAAAATTCCCTAATAAAACTTGGTCAAAAGAAGCTATCAAAAAGAAACTAGAGGAACTTAGTAGCAAAGATGTAGAAGGCAAATATACTGAATATGTCCAATATATTGTTTGGTATTTAAGCAAAAGATTAAATAACCCTTAAACCGTGTAATAAGGTACTCTCACATCATGATCAAATCTGATATCTTCTGTAAAAATTATGTAGAAGTTATCAGGTAGAGTTATGAGTAGAATTAACGGATTTGTCGGTCGTCGTAACTTCTTAAAATTCGTAGGTTTAAGTACCTTGAGTATGGGTACTTTGACTGCTTGTAATGAAATCATTACTAACCGTTCAGAAATTACAATTCCTGAAAATAATCCTAATCCTAATCCAGTGAGTGCAGAGGAAGCAAAAAGAAGATTAATAGCAGGAAACAGAAGATTTGTTAATCAAAATCGTCAATATCCCAATCAATCAAAAAGACGGTTGCAATCAGTATCTAAAAAACAATATCCCTATGCAGCAATATTAGGATGTGCAGATTCTCGCGTACCCCCAGAAATAATTTTTGATCAAGGATTAGGAGATTTATTTGTCGTGCGTATAGCTGGTAATATTGCCAGTAATGAAACTATTGGGAGTTTAGAA
The DNA window shown above is from Anabaena sp. WA102 and carries:
- a CDS encoding carbonic anhydrase — encoded protein: MSRINGFVGRRNFLKFVGLSTLSMGTLTACNEIITNRSEITIPENNPNPNPVSAEEAKRRLIAGNRRFVNQNRQYPNQSKRRLQSVSKKQYPYAAILGCADSRVPPEIIFDQGLGDLFVVRIAGNIASNETIGSLEYATANLGTQLIVVFGHKGCGAVSAAIDNQPDDGKINSVVDGIKPSLSQPQRTRSNINDDNNPVINNIEYQARKLQNSSQIIDRLIRDDRLKIIGAYYDINTGKVRFLT
- a CDS encoding AAA family ATPase produces the protein MRIEELHLQNFRGFRELKLTLPPDLAVFIGVNGSGKSSILDSIAILLSQFVADVSVHYESRLYIEEDDIKITSNEVFLSTRVEVDSNNKLWWEVSQDRKRGMQSTKGDLFNYLLERLLNELIPIHDDERILQINNKNDLILPIIVFYHTDRILIKSSAIKDMSEEERENTYDNNRLIGYQTAFSGNINDFRDFLYWFKEEEEYENEVRLTQDTNFRNPRLQIIRKVLETFLENFPNAEFSDLHIVRANSKREGGIRRLSKPSLVIKKNGENFKLDQLSDGEKTLLMIVVDIARRLAILNPSINNPAELLEKGTGIILIDEIDLHLHPQWQRIVIPSFRKTFPNCQFIVTTHSPQVLSEVNRENVFILEDSEIVELTPHTFGRDSNSILSEVMGVEKRPVKMQERIDKCFEMIDNDNLEEAKLELQKLSESLGNNDPDMIQAYTLIDFLNRVE
- a CDS encoding retron system putative HNH endonuclease, producing MKRIIKGYEPRCLLQYRQINGANYDGYSPKKSLKEALLTEQVYICCYCVRRISEDNMEIEHCEPQSKYPELQINYKNLLASCLGNRRSKKDNQHCNPRKGDAEITINPCDSTKNCENYIKYSSTGKIFSDDETINHELNEILNLNLQTLKDNRQTKLFTLINALNKKFPNKTWSKEAIKKKLEELSSKDVEGKYTEYVQYIVWYLSKRLNNP